The Anopheles coluzzii chromosome 2, AcolN3, whole genome shotgun sequence genome window below encodes:
- the LOC120953178 gene encoding ribosomal L1 domain-containing protein CG13096-like, whose product MKVKPMKKEKPAAKGSGVLKKSKTDIQKAKKVKSAGPVKESAAKVVAAAKLLEKKKEVKLVKASKTKADKEDAEQENEPPQKLVQANGKAPAKQEKGSKSMKETANEEKMPPLNGKGPKPTKQVTDEEDSTKPENESKAARRERQLKLKALKKKQKKLGGKVVSKVSEETLALVPEQLVTKASFRKLYEVVHNKFNEKGNKLFGDDLKYALQVVAVKVPRCPLRICRVALPHTLMRKEDEMCLIVKDNTRGRDVDYLPTLHHWEDKLKELSVGYNVQVIPFQQLKRDYSSFEMKRKLVHRFERFVVDARISGHVFSFLGTQFARRGKNPIAVKLDSDVKIKESIEQAALVQTFRQTYSGPVTEIKFAVHWMPVEQAVANGMALLEQLKTIYPGGWLNVQAINLKTVCEKSYSLPIYVSTIDPNLVPVPIITGPRQVFVQKQQKLFSKQTGGKYEVTKDGVVRRVKKPSADGEENNEPDSDVEMTLEDFQPDDDDNWVPYDDEPPARPRTGGRPRQRGPKMRIK is encoded by the exons atgaaagtaaaacccatgaaaaaagagaaaccaGCCGCCAAGGGCTCGGGTGTGCTGAAAAAGTCCAAAACCGACATCCAGAAGGCGAAGAAAGTGAAGTCCGCCGGACCGGTGAAGGAATCCGCCGCCAAGGTAGTCGCAGCGGCAAAGCTactggaaaagaaaaaggaagtgaAGCTGgtaaaagcaagcaaaacgaaAGCGGACAAGGAAGATGCGGAGCAGGAAAATGAACCCCCACAGAAGCTGGTACAAGCGAATGGTAAAGCGCCCGCAAAGCAGGAGAAAGGATCGAAATCGATGAAGGAAACTGCGAACGAGGAAAAAATGCCTCCACTGAATGGTAAAGGTCCGAAACCCACGAAGCAGGTAACGGACGAGGAAGATTCAACCAAGCCCGAAAATGAATCCAAGGCGGCTCGAAGGGAAAGACAACTCAAGCTGAAAGcgttgaaaaaaaagcaaaagaagttGGGCGGCAAAGTGGTGTCCAAGGTGTCCGAGGAGACGCTGGCCCTCGTGCCGGAACAGTTAGTGACGAAGGCGAGCTTCCGGAAGCTGTACGAGGTGGTGCACAACAAGTTCAACGAGAAGGGCAACAAGCTGTTCGGGGATGATCTAAAGTACGCGTTGCAAGTCGTGGCTGTGAAGGTGCCAAGGTGCCCGCTACGGATCTGTCGCGT CGCTCTTCCCCACACGCTGATGCGCAAGGAGGATGAAATGTGCCTCATCGTGAAGGATAACACTCGTGGCCGGGATGTCGACTATCTGCCCACGCTGCACCACTGGGAGGACAAGCTGAAGGAGCTGTCCGTCGGGTACAACGTGCAGGTCATACCGTTTCAGCAGCTGAAGCGCGACTACAGTTCGTTCGAGATGAAACGCAAGCTGGTGCACCGTTTCGAGCGGTTCGTGGTCGACGCGCGCATCAGTGGGCACGTGTTTTCGTTTCTCGGCACACAGTTTGCCCGGCGCGGTAAAAACCCAATCGCGGTGAAGCTGGACAGCGATGTAAAGATTAAGGAATcgattgagcaggcggcacTGGTGCAAACCTTCCGGCAGACCTACAGTGGTCCGGTGACGGAGATTAAGTTTGCCGTCCACTGGATGCCGGTGGAGCAGGCGGTCGCGAACGGGATGGCACTGCTGGAGCAGCTGAAGACCATCTATCCGGGCGGCTGGTTGAATGTGCAGGCGATCAACCTGAAGACGGTGTGCGAAAAGTCGTACTCGCTGCCGATCTACGTCAGCACGATCGATCCCAATCTGGTGCCGGTACCGATCATTACCGGACCGCGGCAGGTGTTTgtgcagaagcagcagaagctgtTCAGCAAGCAGACGGGCGGCAAGTACGAGGTGACCAAGGACGGTGTCGTCCGGCGGGTGAAGAAACCGAGCGCGGATGGTGAGGAGAACAACGAGCCCGATTCGGATGTGGAGATGACGCTGGAAGACTTCCAACCGGACGACGACGATAACTGGGTGCCGTACGATGATGAGCCACCGGCGAGACCGCGCACGGGTGGTCGGCCGCGTCAGCGCGGTCCGAAGATGCGCATCAAGTAG